The genomic region ATGCTCCTCCTTTGGCATAAAGCAACATGTGGCATATAAGGCATTATGGGAGGTAAAGttcaaaagtggtgtagtggtataatgcccCAACAATGATTgcttaaatattatttttttttaaaataaaacgaataTTATTATGATGGATGATTTGGAACTTTCTTATTGGTCATTTCAAAGTGGAGAAGGCGTTTCCAAAAACACGCCTGAGCTTTTCTTGATCGAATCACGCCCCAGGGGCGGTGTACAGGGCGCTATGGGGCAACTTCACGTCCACTTCACATTCTCTCTGCACATGGTCTAACATAAGTAATATACAATATACCATGAGAGAATTAGGgtgtgttcccgagttaaaaaTCCCTCCCCATCCCTCCCCTCCCTTCCatgtctttccaaattggaaagactattatcaggcaaaaaaaaccccattttccctcccctcccctcccctcccctccccctgttaagtggATCTCTGGAACACAGCATTAATGAACTAGCAGAAAAAAGTATTACTTTGTAAATCGTCGGcaccgccgcatcgcgcgggttcCGGCTagtcatctaaacaaccataaacaacttCAAAACACACGAAATTTATAACCTATTTATGAATTTTTTTACCCTTTTTCACCTATAATATCAACTAAAatcatcaaaacacataaaagtttTGAATTTCAACTTTTCAAACCCTATACTAGAATCATAAAATCAATAAGAAAATAAGAGACAACAAACTCATCCTATAAAGACTAGAACAACCCCAAATTACCTAAGACACACAAAAGTTTAAACTTTTTTAACCCATCCTATTATCTCACGAGTCTTGAACAAAATCACTAaacatcaaaataacaaaaaacaaaacatgtACCTGTTCGTGCCCGGAATTACGTTGTTCGTGGACAGAATTCTGTAGTCGCCGTCGGGGGTGGGTGTGTCGCAGGTTGCTGGCAGTGAGGTGAGGCAAAGGGAGGGCGGGAGTCACACAAAGCTGGCAGTCgattgggtttttttttaaactagactgattttatttaattaaagaTGTATGAGTGGGTTAACTTGTTTACATAATTGGTCAGGTTTCAATCCgtgttcacaattttttttaatataaattcctaacatttttttttctaaggggtgcggatgaaaatttccaaggggtgcggtcggaattatccaaggggtgcggtcgggatttttCACGGAAAATAGCACTACTTTTTTTAAGGGATACGACCTCCCGCCCACCCACACTATAGGGTAGGTCCGCTCATGTTAACGTATAAACATGCCTCCCATCTTATCTTTTTTTATACGTTAAACTTTTATTTAGTGTGTTTTTAACGTACATAAAGTAAGGTTATTGTAGTAATAGGCTTAACATATTAAACGTGTGAAGTGAaagaaagatttttttttttaattttatttatttattattttttttgaaaaaattattttctcATCTTTTCAAACATGTATTTAATtctaaaatctaaaaaaattcaTGTATTtacactagtagagtaattatgtaatCAGTCTAAAGTAATTATAAGCGCTCTAGAGTAATTACACATAATTCATCTACAAGTGTAAATAcatgattattttttttttacatttttaatgACATGGCATTTTGCGTGATCTGATGTGGCTTTTTTGTTGACATGGTAGTTGCTGTGTCACTTGTATACTGATGTGGCATCTGATATCATCTAACTGGGTTAGGATTCAGTTAGTTTGGAAGTGTTAGAGGTAAATAACTTGAAAGTTGAGAGTGACGTGGTATGATTCGTAAGTTAAGATGCTATCACTCAAATGATGAAAGTTAAGATTAATTAAATCCAataattcaaaaaaaattaatcAAAAACTTCATTCACTTTTCATGTTTTGTATATTCAAACTCATTTTTATTTAATCTTTACACTATATAAGTTATCACTTTATCTTCTTACTTTTAGACTTTTAGGTATGATTTAAAGATACCATGAACCAAAAAATCAATGTGATTTACTACATAAATATTTGATGAAAGTTACGTTTATCTCAGATTTAGATTGTGTGATGTTGTCAGTTGAATCGTAATAAAaataagggtctgtttggtatggggtaatggaatggacgaaggaatggaatggacgaggtaatggaatggacgagggaatgcaatggatcattaccatttcatgtcttgtttggttaccatgtgtgaatggaatgagttattattgtgtattgttcggtaggcaagaaaaacggagtaataaaatcaacggtgagtggtggtggtggtggtcggtggtagtgattgtgggtggttataggtggcggtggtgggtgtcggcggcggcgatgggtggtggtggtggcggcgagtggcggtgcggcggcgATGACGAGTGGTGGGGGTGGCAAGGtggtcgttggtggtgggtggcagcagaggtggcagttggtggcggcggcggcggttggtggtggcggtggtggtggcgtcgacgatggtggtgggcggcggcggcGAGTGTCGTTAACGGTTGGTCGCAGccgtgggtgataacggtggcgagtgggtggcggcggcggcggtggctgtcggggtgaggtggtggcgggtggcggcgatggcgtcggtggtggtgatgggttgtggcgaaggtggtgggttgtggtgttgttgatgaatggtgcaagagatgatggaatggaaaaaaaacatggggggtggaaggaatgattttaagggaatggaatgcattttggaatgggtgattccattccattgaccaaccaaacacgcttttcttcattccctcgtaatcatccattccattccacctctcattcctgcataccaaacactacctaaaggtggtggtgatgatgtaACAATTTTATTTAACAATATTTCCTATAATTTGAAATtggttattattattttagtGAAAGCATTAGTGTATTACAgatgtatatataattttttatccTAGAATAGACCGGTCTTTGCACATTGTATTTGACGATATATCGCTCATAAGAACGTTAATGACAAAAATCTAGCTTCACTAAGTCTATATATTCTGCTTGTTTTTAGTCAATGAAGTTTTCTTCGAGAAAGAATTTTAGTTCACAATTGTTTCTGATGAGAGAAAACTAAATACAATATGCATATAATGAGCATTAGCTTTTAAATAATAAAAGATTATTTCAAATCACAATTGCTTTTAATATTAGTTTACAATTTTACATATTACGGTTTCTTATAATCAAATAATTATATGTGCACCAAAAAGAAACTGAAAAATTAACTTAAAATTCTAGTGCTATCTCGCTAATTttaagtgtttttatttttatcatttgTGTGGTTGAAATAATCAAATAATTAAATCcgttacaacaacaacaataataacatgaTTGTttggaaattttagtgaaaatgaatttttcactaaatattttgaatattaataaatatttatatatatgttgtataaataattatttatgtatttgtgttcaaactatgtctAAAATAGAGCTAAGATaaatgagatatcgaagcttgaagttgtatgtttggaacaaacaaagatgagaaaaatggattgagatttgtcaccttgtcccacataggtgggatGACAAAACTTAAAATGGTATATAAGAAAGAGCACTCCTTGTAAATTCTTTCCTTAAAGGCAAACACTAGTGGGGACCCCCGCTCATATGCACACGTGACATGGGCTACAGGCCCAATATGGTGCACTTTGTACCTTGCACACCACCTTTGTATTTTTGTCCATGAGCGcgtggtcagatacatggcgggtccGCTTATGGCACACTCTTGGGTGGCGTAGGCGGATGCCATGTCATGGCACATGTCAATGCGGCGCGAGCTCCTTAGGCGTATGACGCACGTCATTGGCTATGGCAAAGAATGCAAGTGGCGCACAAGTTTGGATGGCACATGACCAGTTGGCGTCCTGTTATGCGTAGTGGCATCCGTGTGGCGGGCGGCTCCATATGGCATGGCGTGAGGTATCCCTTTGATATGCGCGCTCCTTGGGCGGATGTCATTGGTCATGGCAGATGGTACACGAGTGACGCATCCATTGGCGTGAACACCAATGGCGCGACTGTACTACTCCAGGCGGCGCATGGCACAACATGTGGTGGGTGTCTCACGTGTGGCACGAAGACTGCATAGCACGCGGCTTGCTTGCGGGCGAGTCATGCGGCTTGCGGGCGGGTCACCCTCAGTCAACCCAGTTTCCGTCAGTTACAAGAAAGCTTTGACTATCACTTAAATTCATTAAACATGATATTAAACCTtgcttattttattattaaatgtcTAATTCATGAAAATAATAATTGGGGTTTAATGGCTtatttatgtgtgtatgtataagaagaggatgatgattcATTCTAGAGATGATCGAAAAAGACAGAGAAACACATACACATGAAAGAACTTTTGTTCCATGGGAATTTAGAGAAGAGTATTCTCTAAATTTTCCTTTTACCTAACTCAATATTTTCCTACAAAATGTAGAACACCAAAGTACCCGGTGTAACCTCGGGCACGagtgccatctccggcagtacaactACTGCTTCGGTTGTTGTACCATGTGAGACAGaaccgtctgagaggaggcgcAGAATcagttttaagggaagcgtgttgaacacgtgcctcaaccaaaaccgTCAACAATTTTGCTTGTCTTGCAGTGGAGTTTCGATCTGGAAGGTGCGGTTGAAGTTTCCAAAGACGCttgcttgaatcaagattggtacaattaaattgtatttttacatttgtttatttagtttatgtaaccggtattgtactagtaGAATTTTCCACAAATAACGAGGtctcattattattattttttattaatatattttaataaaaagtgaACTTGGTTCCTACAATGATTCATGCAAATGTTCTCATAATTTACAACTTAAGACGACGTCATAAGTTGTGCTCTTAATGTAACCGCATACAATTGTTTTACACCATATATCTCGTCAAATGGCAAGCATGAGCCCGGGTAACGACCTCCGGAAAAGATCTCGCGGTTGGCTCCTCCACACGGTTGACCAATTATCCTTGCCTACCCAACCGAGCGCGGGTCTCACCCTCAACTTCTTCACAGTTAGCCACGTGTTGAAATACTCCCTGAATCGGGTTATCAACCCATCTTTCAAGACCCAAACGTGTACCCAGTACACGTTTGCACCTTCATAACCCTCAACGATCACTATGTGGTCGTCGAGGGTTGTAACACTCCGAGGTTCAAATATGAACTCGGTGTGTGAAGCCTCTCCGGTCAACATCCTCATCATGTGGTGGCAAGTTTGAGGGCCATGAAACCACCACTCGAGGTCGCTGGCTAAAAGACCGGAGACCATTTTGGTATCTCCGGCGGCAAGCGACTTATAAAGAGCATTGATGGTGGCTTGATTTTTCAATTCTTGTTGGTTTTTATTGAATTCTTCCATTTCTTTTGGAGGAAATGTGAAATTGGGAATAGGAAGGAATGTCTGAATGGATTTTATAGGAGATACAAAGTATAATGGAATGGGACCCACACTTTTCAAGTTAAGACAAATGTTTAACAATCATTCTGTAAttattttattgaattattgtTAAATAATGTTAAATTTTTAATCAACAACCACTCTCCCTAAAATCTAtttctaagagcattcacaattGAACCAACCTATATTTATGTAAATGCATCTTCTATGCATGTTTTAGAGTGTTCTGAGTGAAGGAGAAAGAAATGTTACAGGTAAATTTGGAGGGTCACTGTTTATCCTTCACAATTTTTTAAAAGTGGTTGTGAgcaaaaaagagaaaaaagatattaataaaagtgtaaaaaatattatttaattaaaaatgaGATATAAAATGTAGTATTTTTAGTGTAATAATAGAGATGAAATAAAATATCAATCATAAATGCTTTAAAATCAACATATTATTTACTTTGTAGCTTTTAAACCTGTACTACTTTGTTGGATATAAACATCTATTGCTACACCAGGCCAATGAGGCTCTTGATGCTTAAATATTGTTAATTAGCGGGAGGAGACCGCCCTTCACGTGGACATACCTATTATTAagaaattttaaataaaaacgtAGATAGAAATAAAAACGTCTTAATAGAAACTTTATATAAGAAAAAGTAACACTTAACCCGCACATTGCGTAGTGTTAAACTGcggaaagtaaaaagaattaacAAACAAATTATGCTTGAAAACGTTAAGGAACACTAAAAAAataactatgttaaacacgtttgATGAAAATTATTTagaaatatattttaaaataaactaaagtatatgattaattaaaatattaattttaggTTTTATAAAACTATTTAGTTAAACAATTAATAAATTATTTGTTAAAACAACAAAAGCCAAGTCTTAATGATTGAGAAACTAGTTATCCTAAATATTACAACTCTTTATTTATAAATTAGCCTCAAATTAAccaaaatctatactatataataaaagaaacctgatttttGACACGTGTTATTCATTGAAGATGTCTACATTCGTAATTTTCTATCTtttcatacttaatattattatttaccaaattgacacttttttttatttatgaaaaaAGAGATATTTTATAAAAGGAATAAAAGGTTAATTAAATGATTTAGTTAAAAATAACTGAAATTATCAAAAAGTTACATGTATAGTCCACGGACATGGCGGCCATGTATCATGTTTTAAGTTTATCCTTTTATACTTTTATCAATAAATAATatcttttaaaattatataaataatcgTATCAATTGATAATAGATAAATACACAAACCAATAAAGATATAAACAAATAAGAATTTGGTATCAAAAACTTACATGTATAGTCCACGGACATGGCGGCCATGTATCATGTTTTAAGTTTATCCTTTTATACCATTTTATCAATAAACAATAtcattaaaaattatataaataatcgTATCAATTGATAAAAGATAAATACACAAACCAATAAAGATATAAACAAATAAGAATTTGGTTGGTGACACAAACCAATCttttatactatataataaaagaaacctgattttggacacgtgtcattcattgaaaatgtctacatttgtaatttcctaccttttcatacttaatattattatttaccaaattgacacttttttatttaattta from Helianthus annuus cultivar XRQ/B chromosome 10, HanXRQr2.0-SUNRISE, whole genome shotgun sequence harbors:
- the LOC110881264 gene encoding senescence associated gene 20; protein product: MEEFNKNQQELKNQATINALYKSLAAGDTKMVSGLLASDLEWWFHGPQTCHHMMRMLTGEASHTEFIFEPRSVTTLDDHIVIVEGYEGANVYWVHVWVLKDGLITRFREYFNTWLTVKKLRVRPALGWVGKDNWSTVWRSQPRDLFRRSLPGLMLAI